A section of the Papio anubis isolate 15944 chromosome 4, Panubis1.0, whole genome shotgun sequence genome encodes:
- the C4H21orf62 gene encoding uncharacterized protein C21orf62 homolog — MAPPRRHCLLLISALGVFALNCFTRGQKNSTLIFTKENTIRNCSCSADIRDCDYSLANLMCSCKTVLPLAVGRTSYNGHLTIWFTDTSALGRLLNFTLVQDLKLSLCSANTLPTEYLAICGLQRLRINMEAKHPFPEQSLLIHSAGDSDSREKPMWLHKGWQPCMYISFLDMALFNRDSSLKSYSIENVTSIANNFPDFSYFKTFPMPSHKSYVVTFIY; from the coding sequence ATGGCACCACCTCGCAGGCACTGTCTCCTTCTGATCAGCGCTCTGGGCGTCTTTGCACTTAACTGCTTCACCAGAGGTCAGAAGAACAGCACGCTCATCTTCACAAAGGAAAACACCATTCGGAACTGCAGCTGTTCTGCCGACATCCGGGATTGTGACTACAGTTTGGCCAACCTGATGTGCAGCTGTAAAACTGTCCTGCCCCTTGCGGTGGGGCGAACCAGCTACAATGGCCATCTGACCATCTGGTTCACGGACACATCTGCACTGGGCCGCCTGCTGAACTTCACGCTGGTCCAAGACCTGAAGCTTTCCCTGTGCAGCGCCAACACTCTCCCCACTGAATACCTGGCTATCTGTGGTCTGCAGAGGCTGCGCATCAACATGGAGGCCAAGCATCCCTTCCCAGAGCAGAGCCTACTCATCCATAGTGCTGGGGACAGTGACTCCAGAGAGAAGCCCATGTGGTTACACAAAGGCTGGCAGCCATGTATGTATATCTCATTCTTAGATATGGCTCTTTTCAACAGGGACTCATCCTTAAAATCATATAGTATTGAAAACGTTACCAGCATTGCCAACAACTTTCctgacttttcttattttaaaaccttCCCAATGCCAAGCCACAAAAGCTATGTTGTCACATTTATTTACTAA